One window of Gloeothece citriformis PCC 7424 genomic DNA carries:
- a CDS encoding Cas10/Cmr2 second palm domain-containing protein, producing MDKNSCTIVTFAPIQGFIEDSRKLRDLYGSSFLLSYLAKSICEAAKKEKYCVISPAPPVNVTQGTPHQIIIKGKFPQEIAQNEFNEAWHTIVTTCRYWIEDHLPNFNYCWKRDWNAWSNHAWEFFWINVEGENGEDFGQLIHRTKAKLIEEKRQRQWIGINWVGESSTLSGTDAIAFPQMSLINPKDWDYQTQKQDLETFYEDLSQAVGKAFIEYIQNNLNEPILQERYGKGFINFAANVYPRCNQTLQQKIIKRYGQRIIDLEEELSIPELVKRLITLEAIGTKAEIKLKEIPSTYRDLNRLNKDEKTENLEPDNRWTGWFLGDGDGVGNHLKNLSPESITKFSENMLNWGHKTLKTSLENTGQGRVIYAGGDDFFGIFYRTPPEPRFLKSLLNYLSQELLKIKPNLKEKVQLFKQEVKQKGLHKNINIPEQLKEGFKLIFQQKAEEINLKDCLEEAGLTLEEAKHLFSHPVLKPEECIQWFYQFNGNHQNTFWRKHGEPITVSVGFVWAAPGIPQRDVIQHCRITQEMAKKLGRDRIAIKILFNGGNYLQWSCPWVFLQGILSGYEDKKGGKNWSHFYQDIAILEARHAFRETEDKSLTHNSEIAIALFNFYFNNQENQVIDFENEQHLWNRKDENGKQISSGILGNREDYPDIKAQSRALNNWVINLAKVGFQLCLS from the coding sequence ATGGACAAAAATTCCTGTACTATTGTGACGTTTGCGCCAATACAAGGCTTTATAGAAGATTCTCGCAAACTGAGAGATTTATATGGAAGTTCATTTTTATTATCCTATCTAGCAAAATCTATTTGTGAGGCAGCCAAAAAAGAAAAATACTGCGTTATATCTCCAGCGCCACCCGTAAACGTCACTCAAGGAACACCTCACCAAATCATTATAAAAGGGAAATTTCCTCAAGAAATCGCCCAAAACGAATTTAATGAAGCTTGGCATACTATAGTCACAACCTGCCGTTATTGGATAGAAGATCACCTTCCTAACTTTAATTATTGCTGGAAACGAGATTGGAACGCATGGTCTAATCATGCTTGGGAATTTTTTTGGATTAATGTAGAAGGGGAAAACGGAGAAGATTTTGGTCAACTGATACATCGTACAAAAGCTAAATTAATCGAAGAAAAACGTCAGCGACAATGGATAGGAATTAATTGGGTGGGAGAAAGTTCTACCCTATCCGGAACTGATGCGATCGCTTTTCCCCAGATGAGTTTAATTAACCCAAAAGACTGGGATTATCAGACGCAAAAACAAGACCTTGAAACCTTTTATGAAGACCTCAGTCAAGCAGTAGGAAAGGCTTTTATTGAGTATATTCAAAACAACCTAAACGAACCCATATTACAGGAAAGATATGGCAAAGGATTTATAAACTTTGCAGCTAATGTATATCCTCGCTGTAATCAAACCCTGCAACAAAAAATCATCAAAAGATATGGTCAAAGGATTATTGATCTTGAAGAAGAATTAAGCATTCCTGAACTGGTTAAACGATTAATTACCCTAGAAGCTATAGGAACTAAAGCTGAAATTAAACTGAAAGAAATTCCTTCTACCTATCGAGATCTTAACCGTCTCAACAAAGACGAAAAAACCGAAAACCTCGAACCCGATAACCGTTGGACAGGGTGGTTTTTAGGAGATGGGGATGGGGTGGGAAATCATCTGAAAAATTTATCTCCAGAGTCAATCACGAAATTTAGTGAAAATATGCTGAATTGGGGACATAAAACCCTGAAAACCAGTTTAGAGAATACAGGACAAGGAAGAGTCATTTATGCAGGAGGGGACGATTTTTTTGGGATTTTTTACCGCACTCCACCCGAACCCAGATTTCTTAAATCTTTACTCAATTATTTAAGTCAGGAGTTATTAAAAATTAAGCCTAATCTAAAAGAAAAAGTTCAACTCTTTAAACAGGAAGTTAAACAAAAAGGACTCCATAAAAATATTAACATTCCAGAGCAACTCAAAGAAGGATTTAAGTTAATCTTCCAGCAAAAAGCCGAGGAAATCAACTTAAAAGACTGTTTAGAAGAAGCCGGATTAACATTAGAAGAAGCTAAACATCTTTTTAGTCATCCTGTTTTAAAACCCGAAGAATGTATCCAATGGTTTTACCAATTTAACGGCAACCATCAAAACACCTTTTGGCGTAAACATGGAGAACCTATTACCGTTAGTGTTGGGTTTGTCTGGGCCGCCCCTGGTATTCCCCAAAGAGATGTCATACAACATTGCCGAATCACTCAAGAAATGGCGAAAAAGTTAGGACGCGATCGCATAGCAATTAAAATCTTATTTAATGGAGGAAATTATCTACAATGGAGTTGTCCTTGGGTATTTTTACAGGGAATTTTATCAGGATATGAAGATAAAAAAGGGGGTAAAAATTGGAGTCACTTTTATCAAGATATAGCCATATTAGAAGCCCGTCATGCTTTTCGAGAAACGGAAGACAAATCATTAACCCATAATTCAGAGATTGCTATAGCTTTGTTTAATTTTTACTTTAATAATCAAGAAAACCAAGTCATAGATTTTGAAAATGAGCAACACCTTTGGAATAGAAAAGACGAAAACGGTAAACAGATCTCATCGGGAATTTTAGGAAATCGAGAAGATTATCCAGATATCAAAGCCCAAAGTAGAGCGTTAAATAATTGGGTGATTAACTTAGCAAAAGTAGGATTTCAATTATGTCTATCATAA
- a CDS encoding type III-B CRISPR module-associated Cmr3 family protein → MSIITEIDPKQQQTSAFKFNYLIAIKPLGLLYGSRGRFISPDNIVGRSGTSFPPVSPTLSGVFAAEYGQDNPCLKDLVVAGGFWAKSQDIQSFFVPTPLNILVNQEEIQPFKDCSLKWHTIKDKLTWDSTEQKWTKQQKTDTGKNHQSATWIKIDDWQKLQHWSIKSPLLVCESPWQELPHLHPGLEENERHTKRVEEDGRGSLFLENAVQLNPDVSLVYLSNQSLSLDLGKTGWYRFGGEGHIVEISCHELAETTQNLLTETITDQLALITPAVWGSNHLSYRDPKIFDNEQWRDIWKLKTLITERPTPFRYRLGGKGKNKRLSRGRYAIPAGTVYLLENPLNLPWLQWPESWFPVEGYSFKRWGCGLALPLK, encoded by the coding sequence ATGTCTATCATAACAGAAATTGACCCCAAACAACAACAAACATCAGCCTTTAAGTTTAACTATTTAATAGCGATTAAACCGTTAGGGTTACTCTATGGAAGTCGAGGAAGATTTATCTCTCCTGATAACATAGTAGGACGTTCAGGGACAAGCTTTCCTCCTGTCAGTCCGACTCTTTCGGGGGTATTTGCGGCTGAATATGGACAAGATAACCCATGCTTAAAAGATTTAGTTGTAGCGGGTGGGTTTTGGGCAAAAAGTCAGGACATACAAAGCTTTTTTGTGCCCACTCCTTTAAATATTTTAGTCAATCAAGAGGAAATACAACCTTTTAAGGACTGTAGCTTAAAATGGCATACAATCAAAGATAAATTAACTTGGGATTCTACAGAGCAAAAATGGACTAAACAACAAAAAACCGACACAGGAAAAAACCATCAATCCGCAACTTGGATTAAAATCGATGATTGGCAAAAGTTACAACATTGGTCAATAAAATCTCCTCTATTAGTATGCGAGTCACCTTGGCAAGAATTGCCCCATCTTCACCCAGGTTTAGAAGAGAATGAACGCCACACTAAACGAGTAGAAGAAGACGGTCGAGGAAGCTTATTTTTAGAAAATGCGGTACAACTTAACCCCGATGTCAGTTTAGTTTATCTCAGTAATCAATCCTTATCTTTAGATTTAGGAAAGACGGGATGGTATCGTTTTGGAGGAGAGGGACACATAGTCGAAATTAGCTGTCATGAACTAGCAGAAACAACACAAAACTTATTAACAGAAACAATTACGGATCAATTAGCATTAATTACCCCTGCGGTTTGGGGGTCTAATCATCTTTCCTATCGAGACCCTAAAATTTTTGACAATGAACAATGGAGAGACATTTGGAAGCTTAAAACCCTCATCACCGAACGCCCTACACCTTTTCGCTATAGATTAGGTGGAAAAGGCAAAAATAAACGGCTTTCACGGGGGCGTTATGCCATCCCTGCTGGAACAGTTTATCTATTAGAAAACCCCTTGAATTTACCTTGGCTACAGTGGCCAGAAAGTTGGTTTCCTGTAGAAGGTTATTCATTTAAACGTTGGGGTTGTGGTTTAGCACTTCCCCTGAAATAA
- a CDS encoding RAMP superfamily CRISPR-associated protein: MYHKAYGIIETKAPLHVGASSGEETGNLNLIFRDQFTQTGIIPGSSIRGRFRADMRQKRFKWENENQDKSKELPKEYDENYWYGHQSIQEQQDGGTTEALVKFEYASLIWLPVFCPGQPVVWVSCPRLLERYQQIINLDDSLPKPYTGANNLRGRNIKGNHQILFFNLGFLEIEHKADLSKWIPKEISLPQDNLVVVGDNDIAQIHDMALYRQSRVKLLDDMKKVDTGSFFNVEALPEGSILIFPIALKETGWKPFEKLKNYPLYFGGLESIGFGRCEVVLGGEI, from the coding sequence ATGTATCATAAAGCCTACGGAATTATAGAAACTAAAGCGCCTCTTCATGTGGGAGCAAGTTCAGGAGAAGAAACCGGAAATCTTAACCTAATATTTCGAGATCAATTCACCCAAACTGGGATTATTCCAGGGTCATCAATTCGGGGAAGATTTCGGGCAGATATGCGTCAGAAACGCTTTAAATGGGAAAATGAAAATCAAGATAAATCAAAAGAGTTACCGAAAGAATATGACGAAAATTATTGGTATGGACATCAATCTATACAAGAACAACAAGACGGAGGAACAACAGAAGCTTTGGTAAAATTTGAATATGCTTCTTTAATTTGGCTTCCTGTATTTTGTCCCGGTCAACCGGTTGTTTGGGTAAGTTGTCCTCGGTTATTAGAACGATATCAACAAATTATCAATCTAGATGACTCTCTTCCTAAACCTTACACTGGAGCTAATAATTTACGAGGAAGAAATATCAAAGGTAATCATCAAATCCTCTTTTTTAACTTAGGATTTTTAGAAATTGAACATAAAGCAGATTTATCAAAGTGGATACCGAAAGAAATTAGTTTACCTCAAGATAATTTAGTTGTGGTTGGAGATAATGACATTGCTCAAATTCATGATATGGCACTTTACCGTCAAAGTCGAGTTAAACTTTTAGATGATATGAAAAAGGTTGATACTGGAAGTTTTTTTAATGTTGAAGCGTTACCAGAAGGAAGTATCTTAATATTTCCTATTGCTTTAAAAGAAACCGGCTGGAAACCTTTTGAAAAGCTCAAAAATTATCCTCTTTATTTTGGGGGATTAGAATCTATTGGGTTTGGACGCTGTGAAGTTGTATTAGGAGGTGAGATCTAA
- a CDS encoding RAMP superfamily protein: MTIADAYKKVPMMYRAQVGDRSQLQYIKKDADSDIKFWTSEWIERTYPYPPSFTPDNQTRTITASFNWRFVTNGGQDDGIIRPVIGAKGYPFYPGSSMKGAFSRACTPIQRQRYCGKPTPDGDVEPGILRFHGGYPVDKSWQDNLIDIVHPQQCWQVQDDKKEGGAFAQISLYQPTLCFAISSTITLKDREWEIILDIWQKAISTGLGCRVSAGYGQPKKFIGNILYQTELKGTGIAAKLLDDSAEFRTNIFRAGIRGHALRVFGGLTDEKNAETVVEKLFGGTKNNGGTVGLLSMNFQQKYPGKELGTFGSDAWEVDTYDVEGCLNWGLTQTLPEEQEKALKQLIQALTRFGMVFGGFGKSWRRVDHRQFYPEYYAQKQQKPLIGCHWQWNGNRALIFDVKVYKLEQVSKFINEVQEIAKHWLKLQKITITSGQYATSWRESWHQEKVQVWGRIAENEDDCRAIKWLHQPYRKEDVNFGIKQGSIYKSLLTGQMSQIGRLWHRMYPVIRLLKDPKNPKKPIVRETPHYLELLTIFPDDSEQTEDFLAYLSSNLSKFEQLW; encoded by the coding sequence ATGACTATTGCAGATGCTTATAAAAAAGTGCCCATGATGTATCGCGCCCAAGTTGGCGATCGCTCTCAATTGCAGTATATTAAAAAAGATGCTGACTCAGACATAAAATTTTGGACTTCAGAATGGATAGAGAGAACCTATCCTTACCCGCCTAGCTTTACCCCCGATAACCAGACACGCACCATAACAGCATCCTTTAATTGGCGGTTTGTGACTAATGGGGGACAAGATGACGGCATTATTCGCCCGGTGATAGGTGCGAAAGGATATCCGTTTTATCCCGGAAGTAGCATGAAAGGGGCATTTTCTCGCGCTTGTACTCCTATTCAACGTCAACGTTATTGTGGCAAACCTACCCCAGACGGCGACGTTGAACCGGGAATTTTACGGTTTCATGGGGGTTATCCGGTTGATAAAAGTTGGCAAGATAACTTAATTGATATTGTTCATCCTCAGCAATGTTGGCAAGTGCAAGATGATAAGAAAGAAGGAGGGGCATTTGCTCAAATTTCTTTATATCAACCTACATTATGCTTTGCCATTTCTAGCACAATTACTCTAAAAGATAGGGAATGGGAAATAATTCTAGATATCTGGCAAAAAGCGATATCAACCGGACTGGGATGTCGGGTTAGTGCTGGTTATGGACAACCCAAAAAATTTATCGGAAACATTCTCTATCAAACTGAACTAAAAGGAACAGGAATTGCTGCAAAATTACTCGATGACAGCGCAGAATTTCGGACTAATATTTTTCGGGCTGGAATTAGAGGACACGCCTTAAGAGTATTTGGAGGCTTAACGGATGAAAAAAACGCAGAAACCGTAGTCGAAAAGTTATTTGGGGGCACAAAAAATAATGGGGGAACGGTTGGTCTATTGTCGATGAATTTTCAACAAAAATATCCGGGAAAAGAATTAGGGACGTTTGGCAGTGATGCGTGGGAAGTTGATACTTATGATGTAGAAGGCTGTTTAAATTGGGGGTTAACTCAAACTCTTCCCGAAGAACAAGAAAAAGCCCTCAAACAATTAATCCAAGCTTTAACCCGGTTTGGGATGGTTTTTGGGGGGTTTGGGAAGTCATGGAGACGGGTTGATCATCGTCAATTTTATCCAGAATATTATGCTCAAAAACAACAAAAACCTCTCATCGGTTGTCATTGGCAATGGAACGGAAACCGGGCTTTAATCTTTGATGTTAAAGTTTATAAATTAGAACAAGTGAGTAAATTTATTAATGAGGTTCAAGAGATCGCTAAACATTGGCTAAAGTTACAAAAAATAACGATAACTTCCGGTCAATATGCCACATCTTGGCGAGAATCTTGGCATCAAGAAAAGGTACAGGTTTGGGGAAGAATAGCAGAAAATGAAGATGATTGTAGGGCGATAAAATGGCTGCATCAACCCTATAGAAAAGAAGATGTTAACTTTGGGATTAAACAGGGCAGTATTTATAAATCCTTATTAACCGGACAAATGAGTCAAATAGGACGGTTATGGCATCGAATGTATCCAGTTATCCGTTTACTGAAAGACCCGAAAAATCCTAAAAAACCTATTGTTAGGGAAACTCCACACTATCTAGAATTATTAACAATTTTTCCTGATGATTCTGAGCAAACGGAGGATTTTTTAGCTTATCTTTCTTCTAATTTATCTAAATTTGAGCAATTGTGGTAA
- a CDS encoding type II toxin-antitoxin system VapC family toxin: MNYPPIILVDSSILVAYYSTNDDYHQPVCTFFERCTSQLITTVPCVTEVMYLLSSSYLTQNEFLNDLAQKLYECIPLLNQDFERIKQLNQQYADLPGDFADLSLVAISERLNIAAIVTLDDDFNIYRRYRKQPFERILLPNSNSF, translated from the coding sequence ATGAACTATCCGCCCATAATTCTTGTTGATAGTAGTATTTTAGTGGCTTATTATAGTACCAATGATGACTATCATCAGCCGGTGTGTACTTTTTTTGAAAGATGTACTAGCCAATTAATTACTACTGTTCCCTGCGTTACTGAAGTGATGTATTTACTTAGTAGTAGCTACTTGACACAAAATGAATTTCTAAATGATTTAGCTCAGAAGCTTTATGAGTGTATTCCTTTACTTAATCAAGACTTTGAAAGAATTAAACAACTTAATCAACAGTATGCTGATTTACCCGGCGATTTTGCTGATTTATCTTTAGTTGCTATTTCTGAACGTTTAAATATAGCAGCAATTGTTACCCTTGATGATGATTTTAATATTTATCGCCGCTATAGAAAGCAACCTTTTGAAAGAATATTATTGCCAAACTCTAATTCTTTTTGA
- a CDS encoding DUF2499 domain-containing protein, with the protein MHALSIPTWIIHISSVIEWIAATWLVWTYGDVTGDRVWRYLSYAMLPALVGALCACTWHFFDNSPSLNWLVTVQASMTVLGNCTLLAAAWWIWRSSQENMS; encoded by the coding sequence ATGCACGCTCTATCAATTCCCACTTGGATCATTCATATTTCTAGTGTTATTGAATGGATTGCAGCCACTTGGTTAGTGTGGACTTATGGAGACGTAACCGGCGATCGCGTTTGGCGTTATCTATCTTATGCTATGTTACCGGCTTTAGTGGGAGCTTTGTGTGCTTGCACCTGGCATTTTTTTGATAATTCTCCCTCGCTCAATTGGTTAGTTACCGTCCAAGCATCGATGACGGTTTTAGGGAATTGTACCCTGTTGGCGGCGGCTTGGTGGATTTGGCGTTCTTCCCAGGAAAATATGTCTTAA
- a CDS encoding DUF3593 domain-containing protein, which produces MLPKDTLFALSLFPYLGFLWFLTRSGKTPHLALVGFYALLVFVAVTIPAGIYAKIHYGEQLANIDWLHGAAESFLTVSNILVALGFRQAIIERKKTSS; this is translated from the coding sequence ATGCTCCCTAAAGATACCTTATTTGCTCTTTCACTATTTCCCTATCTTGGGTTTCTCTGGTTTCTTACCCGTTCCGGTAAAACCCCTCATCTCGCTTTAGTGGGTTTTTATGCTTTGTTAGTCTTTGTGGCTGTCACTATTCCCGCCGGCATTTACGCTAAGATTCATTATGGTGAACAATTGGCTAATATAGACTGGTTACACGGCGCAGCAGAATCTTTTTTAACCGTCTCTAATATTTTAGTTGCCTTGGGTTTCCGACAAGCTATCATTGAACGGAAAAAGACCTCCTCTTAA
- a CDS encoding Fe(3+) ABC transporter substrate-binding protein, translated as MNKITRRVFIGAGAATTAVVASQLSKLTIITAQTRELNLYSSRHYNTDRRLYDNFTKQTGIKVNLVEAEADPLIERIKSEGRNSPADILITVDAGRLWRAQQEGIFAPVNSRILQQKIPSYLREPKGHWYGFSKRLRVIMYNKKRVNPSQLSSYDDLINPRWRSKVVSRSSSNIYSQSFTAWLVATRGEAAAEKWCRGLVGNFARPPQGNDKAQIEAVAAGMADLALANTYYLAGYASDKDPAKRAIYEQVGVFFPTGRGAHVNISGAGLIKTAPNREAAIKFLEYLATPEAQNFFAQGNNEYPVVEGITVTASLAKFGSYKSDVASVANYGPNLAKSVQVMNRAGWK; from the coding sequence ATGAATAAGATAACTAGACGAGTCTTTATCGGAGCCGGAGCAGCTACAACAGCAGTAGTGGCTAGTCAACTCAGTAAGTTAACTATAATCACGGCGCAAACTAGGGAGCTTAATCTCTATTCATCTCGTCATTACAATACCGATCGCCGTTTATATGATAATTTCACCAAACAAACGGGAATTAAAGTTAATTTAGTAGAAGCAGAGGCAGATCCTTTAATTGAGAGAATTAAAAGCGAAGGACGCAATAGCCCGGCGGATATATTAATCACTGTAGATGCGGGACGGTTATGGCGGGCACAACAAGAAGGAATCTTTGCCCCAGTTAACTCTAGAATTTTACAACAAAAAATCCCCTCTTATCTGAGAGAACCTAAAGGTCACTGGTACGGTTTCAGTAAACGCTTACGGGTGATCATGTATAACAAGAAGCGAGTTAACCCTTCTCAACTTTCTTCTTATGATGATTTGATCAACCCCAGATGGAGAAGTAAAGTTGTTAGCCGGTCTTCTAGTAATATTTATAGTCAATCCTTTACCGCTTGGTTAGTGGCTACTCGTGGAGAAGCCGCCGCCGAAAAATGGTGTCGGGGGTTAGTAGGTAATTTTGCTCGACCTCCCCAAGGTAATGATAAGGCACAAATTGAAGCCGTCGCAGCAGGAATGGCAGATTTAGCCCTGGCTAATACCTATTATTTAGCTGGTTACGCCAGTGATAAAGATCCCGCTAAACGGGCAATTTATGAGCAAGTTGGGGTATTTTTCCCCACAGGACGGGGAGCGCACGTTAATATAAGTGGCGCAGGACTGATTAAAACCGCCCCCAATAGAGAAGCCGCTATTAAATTTTTAGAATATCTCGCCACCCCAGAAGCTCAAAATTTCTTTGCTCAAGGGAATAATGAGTATCCTGTCGTGGAAGGAATTACCGTAACTGCTTCTTTAGCTAAATTCGGGTCTTATAAGTCTGATGTGGCTAGTGTTGCTAATTATGGGCCAAATTTAGCTAAATCTGTACAGGTGATGAACCGGGCGGGCTGGAAGTAA
- a CDS encoding iron uptake porin, which yields MSRLIWKILPVTLLMALGWNQKAILAQGVPSVASPAETLEFLQRRDQLKHINIPNANNPMSQVTNVNQLRDVAPTDWAYEALRSLVERYGCIVGYPDRTFRGDRALTRWEFAAGLNACLTQLERLIQEGVAVLREDIEKLRRLAQEFEAELAALGSRIDNLEDRVAFLEDHQFSTTTTLTGEVIFAISGIADGERNNGTEDIPRITTFGHRTRLEFNTSFTGEDLLYTRVATGTAPEYAETAETSQANLAFAQPEDSDTFVEVLYYTFPVTDNLALWLEANGGAFDDFTPTLNALDGDGAFGALSVFGTRNPIYYQGEGGGIGLDWTFGDFQLSGGYLASLKEDPLPGRGLFNGPFAALAQFAYVPSEDFQVAFIFNHGYKTLSSGTNSRLRGLDRLFGDELIDTVHDSYSLGFTWTITDNFILSGWGGYTDAKTLNSFEDPDDDFEGTINRGFLDIWNWAITMGFPDILREGSLAGIVIGQPPWVTSSDIQLADGSRLREDSPFHVEGFFQFPFSDNISITPGIIVVTSPDNDESNDALVIGVIRTTFTF from the coding sequence ATGTCAAGATTAATCTGGAAAATTCTTCCAGTCACTTTGTTAATGGCTCTAGGATGGAATCAAAAGGCGATTTTAGCTCAAGGAGTTCCTTCGGTTGCTAGTCCGGCAGAAACCCTAGAATTTTTACAGCGCCGAGATCAACTGAAACACATCAATATTCCCAACGCTAATAATCCCATGTCTCAAGTGACCAATGTGAATCAGTTACGGGATGTCGCCCCTACAGACTGGGCTTATGAAGCTCTACGAAGTCTAGTAGAACGCTATGGCTGTATTGTAGGCTATCCTGATCGCACGTTTCGAGGAGATAGGGCGTTAACTCGTTGGGAATTTGCCGCCGGCTTAAATGCTTGTTTAACCCAGTTAGAACGGTTAATACAAGAAGGGGTTGCCGTCCTCCGGGAGGATATCGAAAAATTGAGAAGATTAGCCCAAGAATTTGAGGCTGAATTAGCCGCTTTAGGGTCTAGAATCGATAATTTAGAAGATCGAGTTGCCTTTTTAGAAGATCATCAATTTTCTACTACCACTACGTTAACCGGTGAAGTCATCTTTGCCATCTCAGGGATAGCTGATGGAGAAAGAAACAACGGAACTGAAGATATTCCCAGAATTACCACCTTTGGTCATCGTACCCGTTTAGAATTTAATACCAGTTTTACGGGAGAAGATTTATTGTATACCCGGGTTGCCACAGGAACGGCTCCGGAATACGCAGAAACCGCAGAAACCTCTCAAGCTAACTTAGCTTTTGCTCAACCAGAAGATAGTGATACTTTTGTTGAGGTACTTTACTATACTTTTCCGGTGACGGATAATTTAGCCCTGTGGTTAGAAGCTAATGGGGGGGCTTTTGATGACTTTACCCCTACTTTAAATGCTCTAGATGGAGACGGAGCATTTGGGGCGCTGTCCGTATTTGGAACTCGTAACCCAATTTATTATCAAGGAGAAGGAGGCGGTATCGGACTAGACTGGACTTTTGGAGATTTTCAATTGAGTGGGGGTTATTTAGCCTCTTTAAAAGAAGATCCCTTACCCGGAAGAGGGTTATTTAATGGGCCGTTTGCCGCGTTAGCTCAATTTGCCTATGTTCCCAGTGAAGATTTTCAAGTAGCTTTTATTTTTAATCACGGTTACAAAACCTTAAGTTCAGGGACTAATAGCCGTTTGCGGGGATTGGATCGTCTTTTTGGGGATGAGCTTATTGATACAGTCCATGATAGTTATAGTTTAGGCTTTACTTGGACGATTACAGATAATTTTATCTTGAGTGGATGGGGCGGCTATACGGATGCAAAAACTCTCAATTCTTTTGAAGATCCCGATGATGACTTTGAAGGAACAATTAACCGAGGATTTTTAGATATTTGGAATTGGGCGATTACGATGGGGTTTCCGGATATTCTTAGAGAAGGAAGTTTAGCCGGAATTGTTATCGGACAGCCCCCTTGGGTCACTTCTTCGGATATTCAATTAGCTGATGGGAGTCGTTTACGGGAAGATTCTCCTTTCCATGTTGAAGGGTTTTTTCAGTTTCCCTTCAGTGACAATATTTCTATAACCCCAGGAATTATTGTGGTCACTTCACCGGATAACGATGAGAGTAATGATGCTTTAGTGATCGGTGTCATTCGTACAACCTTTACCTTTTGA
- a CDS encoding FeoA family protein, with the protein MTENQPAKKWKFDFIGGSEGLSDTTEETEESFFPLTQAKVGDRVWITGLRNTQDIKPLLKMGLQPGNQLEVLPPTAGGSIVVSYQGNRIGLSSYIACHIMVTDNSTLMEDV; encoded by the coding sequence ATGACAGAGAACCAACCCGCTAAAAAATGGAAATTTGATTTTATTGGAGGAAGTGAGGGACTTTCAGACACAACTGAAGAAACAGAAGAGTCTTTTTTCCCTCTCACTCAAGCTAAAGTCGGCGATCGTGTTTGGATTACCGGATTAAGAAATACCCAAGATATTAAACCTTTGTTAAAAATGGGATTACAGCCGGGGAATCAATTGGAGGTTCTTCCTCCTACGGCGGGGGGGTCAATTGTTGTCAGCTATCAAGGCAATCGTATTGGATTAAGTAGCTATATTGCTTGCCATATTATGGTAACTGATAACTCAACTCTGATGGAAGATGTTTAA